From the Sebastes fasciatus isolate fSebFas1 chromosome 3, fSebFas1.pri, whole genome shotgun sequence genome, one window contains:
- the LOC141765062 gene encoding protein FAM83F-like, which translates to MAQSQLMCMEDGHIGVKVPESKPEFYYSEEQRAAVEELLKNGDGAFKTRLKDDNMKDFLSAREVKLVLNTFKKYDDSEDAASSSRSRADSGLHSTYWPQMSDTEVPPLDIGWPSGGFFRGVTRVAVHTHPPKENGPHIKEVVRRLIQEASKVIAIVMDLLTDVQILQDLMDAASRRSVPVYILLDDQGVPHFLDICSRLQIGSQHLRNIRTRTIQGVGFGMSFGRLPGSLCNKYMMVDGDKVVFGSYSFSWCTSRMDRNMITVMTGQVVDFFDRDFRELYAISEKLDLYKEFHVSPPAANATATLRSKVGPKRPPLPATTSRFQVSLGDSRNAAIQVPAHKYYNPKYSLVFGDVQIQRPTGSLQEPGPKRGSVLAEVAEEMDPDRPRVTTSERVERSPLPSEDPGEIFRRPNRVTQDKKGKATWMQKFSRKKQSSKETLDVNLAGGSSSLLRETNKMDENEDNCDVIIKSPKRKSRKPFKLGRRAESEQTVHTTQDNESVKSRRRAKPACTVC; encoded by the exons ATGGCACAGTCCCAGCTCATGTGCATGGAGGACGGCCACATCGGAGTGAAGGTGCCGGAGTCCAAACCGGAGTTTTACTACAGCGAGGAGCAGCGCGCCGCCGTCGAGGAGCTGCTGAAGAACGGAGACGGAGCCTTCAAGACGAGGCTGAAAGATGACAACATGAAGGACTTCCTGTCGGCCAGAGAGGTCAAACTGGTGCTGAACACTTTCAAGAAGTACGACGACTCGGAGGATgccgccagcagcagcaggagcagagcgGACTCAGGGCTCCACTCCACCTACTGGCCCCAGATGTCGGACACAGAGGTGCCACCGCTGGATATCGGCTGGCCCAGCGGGGGGTTCTTCAGAGGGGTGACCCGGGTGGCTGTTCACACACACCCGCCCAAAGAAAACGGACCCCACATCAAGGAGGTGGTGAGGCGCCTCATCCAGGAGGCCAGCAAG GTGATAGCGATCGTGATGGACTTACTCACGGACGTCCAGATCCTGCAGGACCTGATGGACGCGGCCAGTCGTCGCTCCGTCCCCGTTTACATCTTGTTGGATGACCAAGGCGTGCCACACTTCCTGGACATCTGCTCCAGGCTGCAGATTGGCTCACAGCACTTAAGG AACATCCGAACCAGAACAATTCAGGGCGTTGGCTTCGGTATGTCCTTCGGCAGACTGCCTGGTTCACTCTGCAACAAGTACATGATGGTAGACGGGGACAAAGTGGTGTTCGGCTCGTACAG TTTCTCCTGGTGTACATCTCGTATGGATCGGAACATGATCACTGTGATGACGGGGCAGGTGGTTGACTTCTTTGACCGGGACTTCCGTGAGCTTTACGCCATCTCTGAGAAGCTGGACCTCTACAAGGAGTTCCACGTCAGCCCACCCGCTGCTAACGCGACCGCGACATTACGCTCCAAAGTGGGCCCCAAACGCCCGCCTCTACCGGCGACCACATCCCGCTTCCAGGTCAGCTTAGGGGATTCACGGAACGCGGCTATCCAGGTGCCTGCGCACAAATACTACAACCCAAAATACTCACTGGTGTTCGGGGACGTCCAAATCCAACGTCCGACAGGGTCTCTGCAGGAGCCCGGACCCAAGAGAGGGTCAGTTCTGGCTGAGGTTGCTGAGGAGATGGACCCGGATAGGCCACGAGTGACCACCAGTGAAAGAGTGGAACGGAGTCCGCTGCCCTCAGAAGACCCTGGCGAAATCTTTAGGAGGCCCAACAGAGTCACGCAGGACAAGAAGGGGAAAGCCACGTGGATGCAGAAATTTTCCAGGAAGAAACAATCCAGTAAGGAAACTTTGGATGTCAACCTGGCAGGCGGTTCGAGCTCTTTACTAAGAGAAACCAACAAGATGGATGAGAATGAGGACAACTGTGACGTCATCATTAAATCACCCAAACGGAAAAGTAGGAAGCCATTTAAACTGGGCCGGAGGGCAGAATCTGAGCAAACTGTCCACACAACACAGGACAATGAGA GTGTTAAGAGTCGACGACGAGCAAAACCCGCTTGTACCGTGTGCTGA